GAAATATGGGGTGGAAGCACCGTCCGAGCCCGTGGCCCGAACCGCCTTCCTAGAATCGAAAAATCAAACGCGGCGGCGCTTCGGAGGACGGCAGCCGTTGTGCGGGAGAGGCGTGACGTCGCGAATCGTCGCAACTTCAATGCCCACCTCCGACATGGCGCGGATCGCGCCCTCACGACCGGAACCAGGCCCCTTCACGAAGACGTCTACGCGGCGGAGGCCGAGATCGTAGGCTTCCTGTGCAGCAGCTTCGCCCGCCTTCTGTGCGGCGTATGGCGTATTCTTGCGGCTACCTTTGAAACCCATCTTACCGGCGCTCGCCCACGAGATGGTGTTACCGTACTGATCGGTAATCGTCACGATGACGTTGTTGAAGGTCGCCTTCACGTAGGCACGACCATTCGACTCAACAACGACATTTTTCTTACGTGCGGAGCGCTTGCCCCGCTTCTTTCCTCCTTTGGCCATAGTGGTCAGTCGATTCGATACAATGTGTTACGTCTCTGCACCCGGAAGAGCCCGCGGCGCAGACGATCGGAGATCTACAGGAACCCATACGAACGCCGTACATCGCTATCGCGAAGCGCTCGCACAAATGCCTGGCACGACACGAGCCATGTTATCGCTCGGCACGCCGCGCCAAAGCTGAGCTTACTTGCGCGGTGCAGCTTTCTTGCCGGCAACCGTCTTGCGACGCCCCTTACGAGTACGCGCGTTCGTACGTGTGCGCTGCCCGTTCACGGGGAGACCTTTACGATGACGCAGCCCGCGGTAACAGCCGATGTCCATGAGGCGCTTGATGTTCATCTGCACCTCCGTACGAAGCTGTCCCTCAACGGTGAACTCGTCCTCGATGATACGGCGCACCTGGCGCGTCTGGTCTTCCGTCCACTCACGAGGGGACTTCTCGAGGTCGATACCGACACGTTCGATAATATCCTGGGCTCGGGATCGCCCGATACCGTAGATATCCGTCAACGCGATCTCTCCGCGCTTGTGATCCGGTACGTCAACTCCTGCAATACGTGGCATAAATGGGTTCGGTTATGCGTGCTCTCAAATGGTTAGCGGCACTCCGCCTCTCAGGATCGAGAGACTGTAGCCTCCGTCATCCAGGTCATGACTGCGAAACAGACGCGCCAGACCGAGATGCGGCCGGGATCCCCCTGCGACTCGCTCTCATTTTTTGAGCGGTCGTGACCGTGCCCGACGTTCCCACTTCTACGTAGGACGGCGATGCACGTACGGGTCGGGCGAACCGGCTGTAATCGTTTGGTGGAATGACCCGTTGAGAAGAATCAGTTGATGCCTTCTCGCTAGCGGTGACACCTCTGCCGCACCACCGGTTTCTCGGCGGTGCCACTCCAGACACGTTCATACCCCATCGCATCCGGAAAGGTTCAGGCTCGGCACCAGTACCTCCATGAAGAC
This DNA window, taken from Longibacter salinarum, encodes the following:
- the rpsM gene encoding 30S ribosomal protein S13: MPRIAGVDVPDHKRGEIALTDIYGIGRSRAQDIIERVGIDLEKSPREWTEDQTRQVRRIIEDEFTVEGQLRTEVQMNIKRLMDIGCYRGLRHRKGLPVNGQRTRTNARTRKGRRKTVAGKKAAPRK
- the rpsK gene encoding 30S ribosomal protein S11, which gives rise to MAKGGKKRGKRSARKKNVVVESNGRAYVKATFNNVIVTITDQYGNTISWASAGKMGFKGSRKNTPYAAQKAGEAAAQEAYDLGLRRVDVFVKGPGSGREGAIRAMSEVGIEVATIRDVTPLPHNGCRPPKRRRV